GCAGCTGTGCCACAAGGCGCGTGCGTTGGGCATCCCGGTAACCCTGGTCACCGACACCTTCTGTGACTGGGCCGATGCCAACGCCGACGAGGTGTTCCGCATCCCCACCGAATTCAACCTGTTCTGGGAATCCACCGCGACCATGCTGTCGTGGGTACACCTGATGGTCAACGAGGTCTGCAAGCAGCTCGGACCGGATGTTGAAAAACGCTTGGAAGCAACAGCCGCTCTACATAACGAGTTCGTCGGCTACACCTCGTGGCCGGCGGGCAAACAACAATAGCAAGAGTGCGATGACCGAGGTGCGAGATGAAAGGAACCATGGCTGTGGTGGGTGCGTGCGCCCTGCTGCTGGCGGGCCACGCCAGTGCCGAGACCCTGCGCTTTGCCACTGAAGGCGCATATCCCCCCTTCAATTACGTCGACGCCGACAACAAGCTGCACGGCTTCGACATCGACATCACCCATGCCCTGTGCGAACAGATGAAGGTCGAGTGCAGCCTGGTGGCCCAGGACTGGGAAGGCATCATTCCGGCGTTGATGGCGCGCAAGTACGACGCGGTGGTGGCCTCGATGATCGACACCGAGGAACGACGCCGCAAGATCGCCTTCACCGACCGCTACTACCGCACCCCGTTGACCGTGGCGGTCGCCAAGGACAGCAAGATCAGCGACGCGCAGACCGACTTCAAGGGCTACACGGTCGGCGCCCAGTCCGCCTCGACCCAGGCGATCTACGCCGAGGATGTGTACGGCAAGGCCGGTGCGGACGTGAAGCTGTACCCGACCCTGGACGAGGCCAACGCCGACCTTGCCGCCGGGCGCCTGGACGGGGTAATCGCCGACAAGTTCCCGCTGCACGAATGGCTGAACAAGAACGGCAAGGACTGCTGCAAGATCCTCGGCGACGTCG
This sequence is a window from Pseudomonas maumuensis. Protein-coding genes within it:
- a CDS encoding transporter substrate-binding domain-containing protein, encoding MKGTMAVVGACALLLAGHASAETLRFATEGAYPPFNYVDADNKLHGFDIDITHALCEQMKVECSLVAQDWEGIIPALMARKYDAVVASMIDTEERRRKIAFTDRYYRTPLTVAVAKDSKISDAQTDFKGYTVGAQSASTQAIYAEDVYGKAGADVKLYPTLDEANADLAAGRLDGVIADKFPLHEWLNKNGKDCCKILGDVDGTKADAAIAVRKDDDALRVRLNEALAAIVANGTYQKIASKYFAFDIYQ